In the Colwellia sp. 20A7 genome, one interval contains:
- a CDS encoding transglutaminase-like domain-containing protein produces the protein MTTNYIESSEILNYQHPTIQALIKHKAWRRLTPEQALQAVYYFIRDEIKFGYNIDDSISASDVLNDGYGQCNTKSTLFMALLRALNIPCKFHGFTIYNALQRGVIPNYLMLLAPKRILHSWVEVKINGVWLNHEGFIIDKPLLVQVQQAYPESKNFNGYGIAVSDLHRPDNEITTESTYIQSSGIADDFGIFDTPDDFYNLHGSNLMGFKKLLYRIALRHIINRNVKNLRNNGLPS, from the coding sequence ATGACGACGAACTATATAGAAAGCAGTGAAATACTTAATTATCAGCATCCAACTATTCAAGCCCTTATCAAACACAAAGCATGGCGAAGATTAACACCAGAACAAGCACTACAAGCGGTATATTATTTTATACGTGATGAGATAAAGTTTGGTTACAACATAGATGACAGCATATCTGCGAGTGATGTACTTAATGATGGTTATGGTCAATGTAATACCAAAAGTACGTTATTTATGGCATTACTTAGAGCTTTAAATATTCCCTGTAAATTTCATGGTTTTACAATTTATAATGCTTTGCAACGAGGCGTTATTCCTAATTACTTAATGTTACTTGCGCCAAAGCGTATTTTGCATAGCTGGGTAGAGGTAAAAATTAATGGTGTATGGTTAAACCATGAAGGTTTCATCATCGATAAACCATTACTAGTTCAAGTACAGCAAGCCTATCCTGAGAGTAAAAATTTTAACGGCTACGGTATTGCTGTCTCTGATTTACATCGACCCGACAATGAAATAACAACTGAGTCTACTTACATTCAGTCTAGTGGTATTGCTGATGATTTTGGAATATTCGACACCCCTGACGATTTTTATAACTTACATGGCAGCAATCTAATGGGGTTTAAAAAATTACTGTACAGAATAGCCTTAAGACATATCATTAACCGTAATGTGAAAAATTTACGTAACAATGGATTGCCAAGTTAA
- a CDS encoding helix-turn-helix transcriptional regulator has translation MNLALNNNQNFSYFSPGVVIAYGSAIDTKPHQHSLWQLCIPSKTSTLNGEVLLTGKIIEPNEPHQLSMSEGWIILAEPESKLGNTMRELSIQILTKASPPLPVMIPTDNVSISALVTKLDHYIPLVESLKNNPYQCQSKHLLKLLARLDSCLNGNCLKPDQWRAKDVANWLAISESQFLHLVTKELGVSWRPYLLWRRLICAIQAIKTGVNLTEAAYLSGFSDSAHLCRTIKRTFGMTSKQLLSCFR, from the coding sequence ATGAACTTAGCATTGAACAATAATCAGAATTTCTCCTATTTTTCACCTGGCGTAGTGATTGCTTATGGATCAGCAATTGATACCAAGCCTCATCAACATTCTTTATGGCAACTTTGTATCCCTAGTAAAACTAGCACATTAAATGGTGAGGTATTATTAACAGGTAAAATTATCGAACCAAACGAACCGCATCAGTTATCAATGTCTGAAGGTTGGATCATACTTGCGGAGCCTGAAAGTAAACTTGGTAACACAATGCGTGAACTTTCAATACAAATATTAACAAAAGCATCACCCCCTTTACCTGTAATGATACCAACCGATAATGTCAGTATCAGTGCACTAGTGACAAAACTAGATCATTACATACCATTAGTTGAGTCGCTAAAAAATAACCCTTATCAATGTCAAAGCAAGCATTTATTAAAATTACTTGCTCGGCTAGATAGCTGTTTAAACGGTAACTGTTTAAAACCAGACCAATGGCGCGCAAAAGATGTGGCTAATTGGTTAGCAATTTCAGAGAGTCAATTTTTACACCTAGTCACCAAAGAGTTAGGTGTATCGTGGCGCCCTTATTTATTATGGCGTAGATTAATATGTGCTATTCAGGCAATTAAAACAGGAGTTAATTTGACTGAAGCCGCTTATCTTTCCGGTTTCAGTGATAGCGCGCACCTGTGTCGAACCATTAAAAGAACATTTGGCATGACCAGTAAACAATTACTAAGTTGTTTCAGATGA